A window from candidate division KSB1 bacterium encodes these proteins:
- the scpB gene encoding SMC-Scp complex subunit ScpB, producing MELEELKPIVEAIIFASDEPVSVQRIVQLIEGSTAKRVQEAIDSLNREYAVTGRSFFLAKLAGGYQMVTRPEYGPWVRRVLKASSRPRLSRAALETLAIIAFKQPVSRVEIDFIRGVNSDGVLKSLLERNLITVAGRADTVGRPLLYKTTQEFLRYFGLNSLDELPRPKEIDELLASGEGATILADAESAARRAGGQDE from the coding sequence ATGGAATTGGAGGAACTCAAGCCTATCGTGGAAGCGATCATCTTCGCCTCGGACGAGCCCGTCAGTGTTCAACGCATCGTCCAGCTGATCGAAGGATCCACCGCGAAGCGCGTGCAGGAAGCGATCGACAGCCTGAACCGGGAATACGCGGTTACGGGGAGATCGTTCTTTCTCGCCAAATTGGCGGGCGGCTATCAGATGGTGACGCGGCCGGAGTACGGGCCGTGGGTGCGCCGCGTCCTCAAAGCGAGCTCGCGGCCGCGTCTGTCGCGTGCTGCCCTGGAAACCCTGGCCATCATCGCTTTTAAGCAGCCAGTGAGCCGCGTGGAGATCGACTTCATCCGGGGGGTAAATTCGGACGGGGTGCTGAAATCCCTCTTGGAACGCAACCTGATCACGGTGGCCGGAAGGGCCGACACCGTCGGGAGGCCCCTCCTGTACAAAACGACGCAGGAGTTTCTGCGGTACTTCGGCCTGAACTCGCTCGACGAGCTGCCCCGCCCGAAGGAAATTGACGAGCTTCTGGCTTCCGGCGAGGGGGCCACCATCCTGGCTGATGCCGAAAGCGCAGCGCGCCGCGCGGGAGGTCAGGATGAGTAA
- the miaB gene encoding tRNA (N6-isopentenyl adenosine(37)-C2)-methylthiotransferase MiaB, with protein MPDRKPTTFYIRTYGCQMNKYDSEIVAGILEQHGLQEVSSPERADVILVNTCSVREHAEQRVLGYLEQLRPLKTKRQGQRLAVIGCMAERLGERLLASKPFVDFAVGPDRYRELPHLLGLGNGLSGSREELETYSDVVPSHRPGVSAWVAVMRGCDNFCAYCIVPYVRGRERSRPAENVVQEVERLAEAGYVEVTLLGQNVNSYWDGRHDFADLLRKVADVPGIRRVRFATSHPKDLSDKLIETIAAHPHICHHVHLPVQSGSDRILERMNRRYTRQSYLRLVERIRNRIPDVALTTDVIVGFPGETPEDFQLTRSLLEEVEFDGAFIFRYSVREGTAAAQMEDDVPEPEKIARLEELNRLQKKISLKRNRAYLGRWVEVLVEGPNRKRPGQWLGRTDTNKIVVFSPPAPLPAGAFVPVRVVEVTAHTLFGELRAPEGRAGEFLPVEAGSGSEPDEEL; from the coding sequence ATGCCCGATCGCAAACCGACAACCTTCTACATTCGGACGTACGGATGCCAGATGAACAAGTACGACTCGGAGATCGTGGCTGGCATCCTGGAACAACACGGCCTGCAGGAGGTCTCGTCACCCGAAAGGGCGGACGTGATTCTGGTCAACACCTGCAGCGTGCGGGAACACGCGGAGCAGCGTGTTCTCGGCTATCTGGAGCAGCTTCGCCCTTTGAAGACGAAGAGACAAGGGCAGCGTTTGGCGGTGATCGGCTGCATGGCGGAGCGCCTTGGAGAACGCCTTCTCGCCAGCAAGCCCTTCGTCGATTTCGCCGTAGGTCCGGATCGCTATCGGGAACTCCCCCACTTGCTCGGTCTGGGGAACGGGCTGTCGGGGTCCAGGGAGGAGCTGGAGACCTATAGCGATGTTGTTCCCTCGCACCGCCCGGGCGTGAGTGCCTGGGTCGCGGTGATGCGCGGGTGCGATAACTTCTGTGCCTACTGCATCGTCCCGTACGTGCGGGGAAGAGAGCGCAGCCGGCCGGCCGAAAACGTCGTGCAGGAGGTGGAGCGGCTGGCGGAGGCCGGCTATGTGGAAGTGACCCTACTGGGCCAGAACGTGAACAGCTACTGGGACGGCCGGCACGACTTTGCCGACCTCCTGCGCAAGGTGGCTGATGTACCTGGGATTCGGCGCGTACGTTTTGCCACCTCGCACCCGAAAGATCTTTCGGACAAGCTGATCGAGACCATTGCCGCTCATCCGCACATCTGCCATCATGTGCATCTGCCGGTGCAGTCGGGCTCGGACCGTATCCTGGAGCGAATGAACCGACGCTACACCCGCCAGAGTTATCTCCGCTTGGTGGAGCGCATCCGAAACCGCATTCCCGACGTGGCTCTTACGACGGACGTGATCGTGGGATTCCCTGGGGAAACGCCGGAAGATTTCCAGCTTACCCGGTCCCTCCTGGAGGAAGTGGAGTTCGATGGGGCCTTCATTTTCCGGTACTCGGTGCGGGAGGGAACGGCTGCCGCACAGATGGAGGACGATGTTCCCGAGCCGGAAAAGATTGCACGCCTGGAGGAACTGAACCGTCTGCAGAAGAAGATCTCCCTGAAGCGCAATCGTGCCTACCTGGGGCGCTGGGTAGAGGTTCTCGTGGAAGGTCCCAATCGCAAGCGCCCGGGCCAGTGGCTAGGCCGCACGGACACGAACAAGATCGTGGTCTTCTCGCCCCCGGCTCCTCTGCCGGCGGGGGCGTTTGTACCTGTGCGCGTCGTCGAGGTGACTGCCCACACCCTTTTCGGAGAGCTGCGGGCCCCCGAGGGCCGCGCCGGGGAGTTTCTCCCCGTGGAGGCAGGTAGCGGGTCGGAACCAGACGAGGAGCTCTGA
- a CDS encoding 4-hydroxy-3-methylbut-2-enyl diphosphate reductase — protein sequence MSRPEASAELRDRGGLIVEIDRTAGFCPGVQRAVRMAEEHTRAGGSLAVIGELIHNRREVDRLRALGLRTVEQGALDGEGRPQPFAGCRRLLIRTHGLPRGLQERLQREGFELVDGTCPVVRRSQELVRQHAARGYQVLVVGKPRHPEVVALVGQAPEAARAVSGPDEVGDLDPSRPVFVLAQTTIDEGKFLSVLDRVRELHPRVAFRNTICRAVSGRYGRLREFAARNDVVLFVGGRNSSNTAQLYRVCQAVNPRSYWIESAEEVEPEWLEGARRIGISGGASTPRWQLEEVARYIQIKAQPMGECKEVTSNG from the coding sequence GTGAGCCGTCCGGAGGCAAGCGCTGAGCTGCGCGATCGTGGCGGGCTCATCGTAGAGATCGACCGGACAGCGGGGTTCTGTCCCGGCGTCCAGCGAGCCGTGCGGATGGCGGAGGAGCACACGCGGGCCGGAGGCTCGCTGGCGGTGATCGGAGAACTTATCCACAACCGGCGGGAAGTGGATCGGCTGCGCGCCCTCGGCTTACGGACGGTCGAGCAAGGGGCATTGGATGGGGAGGGTCGCCCGCAGCCTTTTGCCGGCTGCCGGCGTTTGTTGATTCGCACGCACGGACTTCCGCGGGGCTTGCAGGAGAGGCTGCAAAGGGAAGGGTTCGAACTTGTGGACGGGACCTGCCCCGTGGTTCGACGCTCCCAGGAGCTGGTGCGGCAGCACGCAGCCAGGGGCTACCAGGTCCTCGTGGTAGGCAAGCCGCGTCACCCGGAGGTGGTCGCTCTGGTCGGACAGGCACCGGAGGCGGCGCGAGCCGTGTCCGGCCCCGATGAGGTAGGTGATCTTGACCCGTCGCGGCCGGTGTTCGTGCTGGCGCAGACGACGATCGACGAGGGCAAATTCCTGTCCGTTCTGGATCGAGTGCGAGAGCTCCATCCGCGTGTGGCGTTTCGGAACACGATCTGCCGGGCGGTGTCCGGCCGATACGGAAGGCTGCGGGAGTTCGCAGCCCGGAACGATGTGGTGCTTTTCGTGGGCGGCAGGAACAGCTCGAACACGGCGCAGTTGTACCGCGTGTGTCAGGCCGTCAATCCGCGCAGCTACTGGATCGAGTCGGCGGAAGAGGTGGAGCCGGAGTGGCTGGAGGGGGCGAGGCGGATTGGCATTTCAGGAGGTGCATCCACACCCCGCTGGCAACTCGAAGAAGTTGCACGATACATTCAAATCAAAGCCCAGCCAATGGGTGAGTGCAAGGAGGTAACGTCGAATGGATGA
- a CDS encoding LapA family protein, giving the protein MWILRWVFGSLILLVIVGFALQNTEQQVSIRFLTWETPNLPLWVFLYAAFAFGVLTWLLLSISRFLSLQAEVRRAQREAKRLREELDRLRNLAIEEEEPEEGPAGV; this is encoded by the coding sequence ATGTGGATCTTGCGCTGGGTTTTCGGCTCCCTGATCCTGCTGGTGATCGTCGGATTCGCCCTCCAGAACACGGAGCAGCAGGTATCGATCCGATTTCTGACCTGGGAGACCCCGAATTTACCTCTTTGGGTGTTCCTGTACGCGGCGTTCGCCTTCGGGGTTCTGACGTGGCTTCTGCTCAGCATTTCCCGCTTCCTCTCGCTCCAGGCGGAGGTGCGACGCGCCCAGCGAGAGGCCAAGCGCTTGCGCGAAGAACTGGACCGGCTACGCAATCTGGCCATTGAGGAAGAGGAGCCTGAAGAGGGACCGGCGGGAGTCTAA
- a CDS encoding SPOR domain-containing protein, which produces MLPACTKKLAVTRWALCGTLLGWFVGGACPGGRLSFAQDLDRILRAMDEHRREELLRILPEAEARYPGHPTVLYLRGLLTEDADQAVTYYEQLLSKNPQSAYADDALYRICQYAFAKGLYASCELRCRQFLRDYPRSELRDRVEYLLASAFFARGERDSARAILQDWRRRFPNSPLRAAVETDLASFEERAARLGPEGRSGERPRATPSESETPGGQKSEVVDYTVQVGAFRDRANAQRQVRILKEAGYEGQIREKQVDGAVFYVVCVGTFRSVREAEEFGRDLNRRLGLPHRVVPLP; this is translated from the coding sequence GTGCTTCCGGCCTGCACAAAGAAGCTCGCCGTAACAAGATGGGCCCTTTGCGGAACCCTGTTGGGCTGGTTCGTCGGCGGAGCATGTCCCGGCGGCAGGCTTTCCTTTGCCCAGGATTTGGACCGGATTCTGCGCGCGATGGATGAACACCGGCGCGAGGAACTGCTCCGGATCCTGCCGGAGGCGGAGGCGCGCTACCCAGGCCACCCCACCGTGCTTTACCTCCGGGGTCTTCTGACGGAGGACGCTGATCAGGCCGTGACCTATTACGAGCAGCTCCTGAGCAAGAATCCCCAGAGCGCCTACGCCGATGACGCCCTCTACCGCATCTGCCAGTACGCCTTCGCCAAGGGTCTGTACGCAAGCTGCGAGCTTCGATGCCGGCAGTTCCTTCGCGACTACCCTCGTTCCGAGCTCCGTGACCGGGTGGAATACTTGCTGGCATCGGCGTTTTTTGCGCGGGGCGAGCGCGACTCGGCTCGCGCTATCCTCCAGGATTGGAGGCGCCGCTTCCCGAACTCACCTTTGCGTGCAGCCGTGGAGACGGATCTGGCATCGTTTGAGGAGAGAGCGGCTCGGCTCGGTCCCGAAGGCCGTTCAGGCGAGCGACCCCGCGCCACTCCCTCTGAGTCCGAGACTCCAGGGGGGCAGAAGAGCGAAGTGGTTGACTACACGGTCCAGGTGGGGGCCTTCCGGGACCGCGCCAATGCCCAGCGTCAGGTACGAATCCTGAAGGAGGCAGGTTACGAAGGGCAGATCCGGGAAAAGCAGGTCGATGGAGCGGTGTTCTACGTGGTCTGCGTTGGCACGTTCCGGTCGGTCCGGGAGGCGGAGGAGTTCGGCCGCGACCTCAACCGGCGGCTCGGACTACCGCACCGGGTGGTGCCGCTCCCTTAG
- a CDS encoding rRNA pseudouridine synthase, whose product MSNEPIRINRYLALCGIASRRAADELVRAGRVKLNGQVVTALGTRVDPARDVVEFDGRPVRPQEKTVYVLLNKPPGYITTAKDERRRPTVLDLVRIPQRVFPVGRLDEDTEGALLLTNDGALAYRLAHPRYEVKKVYHAVTDKPVTPEDLERLRRGVVIETGPTAPCEARYLEGPRSIELTLHEGKKRQVRRMFRALGYRVEKLRRVSIGGVELGDLPVGKWRYLTPEEIASLRRQVGLEG is encoded by the coding sequence ATGAGTAACGAGCCGATTCGCATCAACCGCTACCTGGCCCTTTGCGGCATCGCCTCCCGACGGGCGGCCGATGAATTGGTGCGAGCCGGACGTGTGAAGCTTAATGGCCAAGTCGTCACAGCCCTCGGGACGCGCGTGGACCCCGCCCGAGATGTCGTCGAGTTTGACGGCCGGCCCGTGCGCCCGCAGGAGAAGACGGTGTACGTGCTCCTGAACAAGCCGCCGGGATACATTACCACCGCCAAGGACGAGCGGCGCCGGCCCACGGTCCTGGATCTGGTGCGTATCCCGCAGCGGGTGTTCCCGGTGGGGCGCCTCGATGAGGACACCGAGGGAGCTCTTCTCCTCACCAACGACGGCGCCCTCGCTTACCGGCTCGCCCACCCGAGATACGAGGTCAAGAAGGTCTATCACGCGGTTACCGACAAGCCCGTGACACCGGAGGATCTGGAGCGCCTGCGCCGGGGGGTCGTGATCGAGACAGGGCCCACGGCCCCGTGCGAGGCACGGTACCTTGAGGGACCACGCTCCATCGAGCTGACGCTCCACGAGGGGAAAAAGAGGCAGGTGCGGCGAATGTTCCGAGCCCTCGGCTATCGCGTGGAGAAACTGCGGCGGGTGAGCATTGGGGGCGTCGAGCTCGGCGATCTGCCGGTGGGGAAATGGCGCTACCTTACCCCTGAGGAGATAGCGTCGCTGCGACGCCAGGTTGGGTTAGAGGGATGA
- the rpsA gene encoding 30S ribosomal protein S1 — translation MDEVRNEQQNPVQEEWTGKEQAAEEAGANPSRQAGRWRVRPTRRGGRIFALENEEEGLYTPEEAQLMARLYDSTLMDFEEGTIVKGKVLSIDENGVTVDIGFKSEGVIPLEEFPDPKSLKIGDDIEVYLDGIEDLDGHLILSKRRADFMRAWDRVKQMWERDEIIEGTITRRIKGGLIVDLGGVDAFLPGSQVDVRPVRDFDAYIGKRMKFKIVKLNDFRKNVVVSHRVLIEDELKEQREKILANLERGQILEGTVKNITDFGVFIDLGGVDGLLHINDLSWGRVSHPSEVVQLDQKIKVMVLDFNETKDRISLGLKQLQPHPWDNVDVKYPEGSIVEGRVVSLCDYGAFVELEKGVEGLIHISEMSWTQHIKHPSQILKEGQIVKAKVLSVKKDERKLSLGLKQLEPDPWEELEKKYPVGAEVEGRVRNLTNFGAFVELEEGIDGLIHISDLSWTKKIRHPGEVLEKGQVVKVRVLEVDRERRRISLGYKQTMENPWDRFEEIYKPGTLTRGKIARMLEKGVIVDLPEDVEGFVPMSHLARTGIRKPADAYQLGEELDLYVIEFSKDNKRIVLSEKKALEKQVGEQAESKPEGAEAPEGETPGEQGDAAGSAESVSATGEAPEKAAKAKRGGRRNKSTTSESPDAGEENAAEASAGENAAE, via the coding sequence ATGGATGAGGTCCGCAACGAACAGCAAAACCCGGTGCAGGAAGAGTGGACGGGTAAGGAGCAGGCAGCAGAGGAGGCGGGGGCGAACCCCTCGCGCCAGGCCGGGCGTTGGCGTGTCCGACCGACTCGGAGAGGGGGGCGGATTTTCGCCCTCGAAAACGAGGAGGAGGGACTGTACACGCCCGAGGAGGCGCAGCTGATGGCTCGCCTCTACGACAGCACCCTGATGGACTTCGAGGAAGGGACCATCGTCAAGGGGAAGGTGCTCTCAATCGACGAGAATGGGGTGACGGTCGACATCGGGTTCAAGTCGGAGGGCGTAATTCCTCTGGAGGAATTCCCCGACCCCAAATCCCTGAAGATCGGGGACGACATCGAGGTCTATCTGGACGGCATCGAAGACCTCGACGGGCACCTCATCCTGTCGAAGCGGAGGGCTGACTTCATGCGCGCCTGGGATCGGGTGAAACAGATGTGGGAACGGGACGAGATCATCGAAGGGACGATCACCCGCCGCATCAAAGGCGGGCTGATTGTGGATCTCGGCGGGGTAGATGCCTTCCTCCCCGGTTCCCAGGTGGACGTGCGCCCGGTGCGGGATTTCGATGCCTACATCGGCAAACGGATGAAGTTCAAGATCGTCAAGCTGAACGACTTCCGGAAGAACGTGGTCGTAAGCCACCGCGTCCTGATCGAGGACGAGCTCAAGGAGCAGCGCGAGAAGATCCTTGCCAACCTCGAGCGGGGACAGATCCTCGAAGGGACCGTCAAGAACATCACCGACTTCGGCGTGTTCATCGACCTCGGCGGCGTGGACGGCCTCTTGCACATCAACGATCTCTCCTGGGGACGGGTCAGTCATCCCTCGGAAGTCGTCCAGCTGGATCAGAAAATCAAGGTAATGGTCCTCGACTTCAACGAGACCAAGGACCGGATCTCCCTGGGCCTGAAGCAACTGCAGCCCCATCCTTGGGACAACGTGGACGTGAAGTATCCCGAGGGCTCGATCGTCGAGGGCCGCGTGGTCAGTCTGTGCGACTACGGAGCCTTCGTGGAACTCGAGAAGGGCGTTGAGGGCCTGATCCACATCTCCGAGATGTCCTGGACGCAGCACATCAAACATCCTTCCCAGATCCTGAAGGAAGGGCAGATCGTCAAGGCGAAAGTCCTGAGCGTCAAGAAGGATGAGCGGAAGCTTTCCCTTGGCCTCAAGCAGCTCGAGCCTGATCCGTGGGAAGAGCTGGAGAAAAAGTACCCGGTGGGAGCTGAGGTAGAGGGCCGTGTCCGCAACCTCACGAACTTCGGCGCCTTCGTGGAGCTCGAAGAGGGCATCGATGGCTTGATCCATATCAGCGACCTGTCGTGGACCAAGAAGATCCGGCACCCGGGCGAAGTGCTCGAGAAAGGCCAGGTCGTCAAGGTCAGAGTGCTGGAAGTCGACCGGGAACGTCGACGGATCTCGCTCGGGTACAAACAAACGATGGAAAACCCCTGGGATCGTTTCGAAGAGATCTACAAGCCCGGCACGCTTACCCGGGGCAAGATCGCCCGCATGCTTGAAAAGGGCGTGATCGTCGATCTCCCGGAGGACGTGGAAGGCTTTGTGCCGATGTCCCACCTGGCCCGGACGGGCATCCGCAAGCCGGCCGATGCCTACCAGCTCGGGGAGGAACTGGACCTTTACGTGATCGAGTTCAGCAAGGACAACAAGCGCATCGTCCTCTCGGAGAAGAAGGCCCTGGAGAAACAGGTTGGCGAGCAGGCCGAAAGCAAGCCCGAGGGAGCCGAGGCCCCCGAAGGGGAGACGCCAGGGGAACAGGGCGATGCTGCCGGATCGGCCGAGTCGGTGAGTGCAACGGGCGAAGCTCCCGAGAAAGCGGCCAAGGCAAAGCGGGGTGGTCGCAGGAACAAGTCCACGACTTCTGAAAGCCCGGATGCCGGAGAAGAAAACGCGGCCGAGGCCTCGGCTGGGGAAAACGCCGCGGAGTAA
- the cmk gene encoding (d)CMP kinase — protein sequence MSQDRPCRKLPVVAIDGPAGSGKSTTARLVARHLGYRYLDTGAMYRAVTLKALRLGMDLRDEEALGKLAESCDIQFCERDGTLRVLLDGEDVTEAIRAPEVGRRIGPVADNVHVRRVLVERQRALGAAGGVVAEGRDMGTVVFPDAEVKVFLTASREERVRRRWHELRAKGLDLPLEEVEAEIRKRDGEDVSRPVGALRKAPDAVELDTTRLSVEEQVAKVVELVRQAEQRLGAGEC from the coding sequence ATGAGCCAGGATCGTCCCTGTCGCAAGCTTCCCGTGGTGGCGATCGACGGCCCGGCTGGCTCGGGAAAGAGCACCACAGCGCGTCTGGTGGCACGCCATCTGGGCTACCGGTATCTGGACACCGGGGCCATGTACCGGGCGGTAACGCTCAAAGCCCTTCGCCTCGGCATGGACCTTCGGGACGAGGAAGCATTGGGCAAATTGGCGGAATCTTGCGACATTCAATTCTGCGAGCGGGACGGAACCCTGCGCGTCCTTCTGGACGGGGAGGATGTCACGGAGGCGATCCGCGCCCCCGAGGTGGGCCGCCGCATAGGTCCCGTCGCCGATAATGTGCACGTGCGGAGAGTTTTGGTGGAGCGCCAGCGCGCCCTGGGCGCCGCGGGTGGGGTAGTGGCCGAGGGCCGCGACATGGGGACGGTCGTCTTCCCCGATGCGGAGGTTAAAGTGTTCCTGACCGCAAGCCGCGAGGAACGGGTGCGCCGACGCTGGCACGAACTCCGGGCCAAGGGTTTGGACCTCCCCCTGGAAGAGGTGGAGGCGGAGATCCGTAAGCGGGATGGGGAGGATGTCTCCCGGCCCGTAGGGGCTTTACGAAAGGCCCCCGACGCGGTGGAACTCGACACGACGCGCCTCAGTGTCGAAGAACAGGTGGCGAAGGTCGTGGAGCTGGTGCGGCAAGCCGAGCAGCGCCTCGGCGCCGGGGAGTGCTGA
- a CDS encoding tetratricopeptide repeat protein — MQGSDFTYLVLVAAILVAVGLAIRHLRRRRPAPTAEDLYTAGLNYLLAGEQNKALEAFRRCVAQNTSNVDAYLRIGDILRQKGQVSRAIKIHRELTIRTGLSKDQQVAIHRSLAEDYLAAGDREKAIAVLLRTLELQRENPWAVQKLVRIYEDLGDWKKAAEWREKLRQLQGADQSAILALYKVEEGRENVRAGKERAARVRFREAIKLDPTCAPAYLELADSYIREGRERDSLRVLRMFIHRAPKQAYLAFSRIENVLFSVGQFGEVENILEELISAHPDAVRARLALARILEKKGEVDRAIQLCEEALEREPDSLSVRSQLIRLYLRRGDTDVATKLVVEVADMADRRDGQFACGECGFLSPDYFWRCPKCGAWQGAFERL; from the coding sequence ATGCAGGGTTCCGACTTTACCTACCTTGTACTCGTTGCGGCGATTCTGGTGGCGGTAGGGCTGGCGATCCGGCATCTCCGAAGACGCCGCCCGGCGCCGACGGCCGAGGACCTTTACACGGCGGGGCTCAACTATCTCCTGGCCGGCGAGCAGAACAAGGCGCTGGAGGCCTTTCGCCGCTGCGTGGCTCAGAATACGTCCAACGTGGACGCCTACCTCCGAATCGGCGACATCCTGCGTCAGAAAGGACAGGTGTCGCGGGCCATCAAGATCCACCGCGAATTGACGATCCGCACGGGCCTTAGCAAAGATCAGCAAGTGGCCATCCACCGCAGCCTTGCCGAAGACTACTTAGCGGCCGGCGATCGGGAGAAAGCGATCGCCGTGCTTCTGCGTACGCTGGAGCTGCAGCGCGAGAACCCGTGGGCGGTACAGAAGCTTGTCCGCATCTACGAGGACCTCGGCGACTGGAAGAAAGCAGCGGAGTGGCGGGAGAAATTGCGCCAGCTGCAGGGGGCCGACCAATCGGCCATCCTGGCCCTGTACAAAGTGGAAGAAGGCAGGGAGAATGTGAGGGCCGGGAAGGAAAGGGCAGCGCGGGTGCGCTTCCGCGAGGCCATTAAGCTGGACCCGACCTGTGCCCCGGCCTACTTGGAGCTTGCCGATTCCTACATCCGCGAGGGGCGTGAGCGCGACTCTTTGCGCGTGCTCCGCATGTTCATTCACCGTGCACCCAAGCAGGCCTACCTGGCCTTCTCGCGGATCGAGAACGTGCTCTTCAGCGTGGGGCAGTTCGGGGAGGTGGAGAATATCCTGGAAGAGCTCATCAGCGCCCACCCTGATGCGGTACGGGCCCGCTTAGCCCTCGCGCGCATCCTGGAGAAAAAGGGCGAAGTGGACCGCGCTATCCAGCTGTGCGAGGAAGCGTTGGAACGCGAGCCCGATTCCCTGTCGGTACGTTCCCAGCTGATCCGCCTCTACCTGCGCCGGGGGGATACGGACGTGGCCACCAAGCTGGTCGTTGAAGTGGCCGACATGGCCGACCGCCGCGACGGCCAGTTTGCCTGCGGAGAGTGTGGGTTCCTCTCGCCGGATTATTTCTGGCGCTGTCCGAAGTGTGGCGCCTGGCAGGGTGCCTTCGAGCGCCTGTAG
- the mtaB gene encoding tRNA (N(6)-L-threonylcarbamoyladenosine(37)-C(2))-methylthiotransferase MtaB, with translation MDRRVLLQTFGCKLNQADSAMLAALFARRGWRVEGDGSSREPDLIVVNSCAVTARSEAKVRQAVRRMAREHPQVPIALVGCAAELRPRAFRELPNVRWVLGVKAKFQLPDLLDAPTVDPVPRGEVDPAPSVGLFWSRTRAFVKIQDGCRFGCSYCVVPLVRGVSRSVDPDKVVEQACELAERGHREIVVTGVDIGSYGLDLRPRRSLAWLLGRLAEQLPNVRIRLSSVEPTEVTDELIEVAASLPQVCRHWHIPIQSGSDRVLRKMRRPYDSQFVRGRLAALCQRLDTMGLGTDVIVGFPGESDADFRLTAELLEEFPFTYVHVFPFSRRPGTAMYGVADEVPKSVKEGRSQELRKLVAAKRRAFLERLVGTLQQVLVEKKARRDLLSGLTDTYVRVEFAGAESEVGEIVPVWIESVRDGALCGRRGSQSEKVAGAGQMHAELLAG, from the coding sequence ATGGACAGGAGGGTTCTACTACAAACCTTCGGTTGCAAGCTCAACCAGGCCGACAGTGCGATGCTGGCGGCGCTGTTTGCGCGCCGCGGTTGGCGCGTGGAGGGCGATGGCAGCAGCCGCGAGCCGGACCTCATCGTGGTCAACTCGTGCGCGGTGACGGCGCGCAGCGAAGCCAAGGTCCGACAGGCCGTTCGGCGGATGGCCAGAGAGCACCCACAGGTGCCCATCGCGCTGGTGGGGTGTGCTGCCGAGCTTCGCCCCCGTGCCTTTCGGGAGCTACCGAACGTGCGCTGGGTCCTTGGGGTCAAGGCGAAGTTCCAGCTACCCGACCTGCTGGATGCTCCGACGGTGGACCCGGTTCCTCGGGGTGAGGTTGACCCTGCCCCGAGCGTCGGCCTTTTCTGGAGCCGTACCCGGGCCTTTGTGAAGATCCAGGATGGCTGCCGCTTTGGTTGCAGTTACTGCGTTGTTCCCCTGGTACGCGGCGTCAGCCGCAGTGTCGACCCGGACAAGGTCGTGGAACAGGCCTGCGAGCTGGCGGAAAGGGGCCACCGCGAAATCGTAGTCACCGGCGTCGATATCGGCAGTTACGGACTGGACCTCCGTCCGCGGAGGTCCCTTGCTTGGTTGCTGGGCCGCCTTGCAGAGCAACTCCCAAACGTCCGCATTCGCCTGAGCTCTGTGGAACCGACGGAGGTGACCGACGAACTGATTGAGGTGGCCGCCAGCCTCCCCCAGGTGTGCCGTCACTGGCACATTCCGATTCAGAGCGGCAGCGACCGCGTCCTCCGGAAGATGCGTCGCCCCTACGACTCTCAGTTCGTGCGCGGACGTTTGGCGGCACTGTGCCAACGGCTGGACACCATGGGGCTCGGAACCGACGTAATTGTGGGTTTCCCGGGAGAGAGCGACGCCGATTTTCGTCTCACAGCCGAACTCCTCGAGGAATTCCCGTTCACCTACGTTCACGTCTTTCCGTTCTCGCGCCGTCCGGGAACTGCGATGTACGGCGTTGCGGACGAAGTGCCCAAGTCCGTCAAGGAAGGACGGAGCCAGGAACTGCGTAAGTTGGTCGCTGCCAAACGGCGCGCCTTCCTCGAACGCCTGGTGGGAACGCTCCAGCAGGTGCTGGTAGAGAAGAAGGCCCGGCGCGATCTCCTGAGCGGGCTTACCGACACGTACGTTCGCGTGGAGTTTGCCGGTGCCGAGTCGGAAGTGGGGGAGATCGTCCCGGTCTGGATCGAGAGCGTGAGGGACGGCGCACTTTGCGGGAGGCGAGGATCGCAATCCGAAAAGGTGGCTGGCGCAGGGCAGATGCACGCCGAGCTTCTGGCCGGCTAG